The following are from one region of the Tachysurus fulvidraco isolate hzauxx_2018 chromosome 24, HZAU_PFXX_2.0, whole genome shotgun sequence genome:
- the LOC125140143 gene encoding cytochrome P450 3A27-like isoform X3, producing the protein MTPPVAFGILVHLMPCHFARNLQAELGLRSSTWSLGETSLGIAGRLHFCCCSRWAASRWSLTMGVTLTIIFAPYSMDVVTSASFSVEIDSINNPNDAFVAQIKKFFNFNFFSPLFLIITIFPFAASFLSKLGLTLFSKSAMDFFYSALKKIKDQHNTNENVCVCERRVDFLQLMIQSQISDEQAEKEDDQPSKGLTDHEILSQSFIFILGGYETTSTTLTYLLYNLTINPDCMSKLVEEIDTSFPHDAPVTYEALMKFEYLDMAINESMRLLPTAPRLERMCKKAIELNGITIPKNTLVAIPTYVLHRDPQLWESPEEFKPERFSPENEISPYQFMPFGLGPRNCVGMRFALMIMKLVMVKLLQNFSVETCKETQIPIQLNALFQPKVPVTLKFVPRTHNAQ; encoded by the exons ATGACCCCACCTGTAGCGTTTGGCATACTTGTGCATCTAATGCCCTGCCACTTTGCCAGGAATTTGCAGGCAGAGCTGGGGTTGAGAAGCAGCACCTGGTCCCTTGGTGAGACCTCTCTTGGCATCGCTGGTCGGTTACATTTTTGCTGCTGCTCCCGTTGGGCAGCTTCTAGGTGGTCCCTGACAATGGGAGTAACTTTAACAAT catCTTTGCTCCCTATAGCATGGATGTGGTCACCAGTGCCTCCTTCAGCGTTGAAATCGATTCTATTAACAACCCTAATGATGCATTTGTTGCCCAGATCAAGAAATTTTTCAACTTCAACTTCTTTAGTCCCTTATTCCTGATAATTA CCATCTTTCCTTTTGCTGCTTCATTTTTGTCCAAACTGGGACTGACCTTGTTTTCAAAGTCAGCTATGGACTTTTTCTACAGTGCGCTTAAGAAGATCAAAGACCAGCACAACACgaatgaaaatgtgtgtgtgtgtgaa AGGCGAGTGGACTTTCTGCAGCTCATGATTCAAAGCCAAATATCTGACGAACAAGCTGAGAAAGAAGATGATCAACCAAGCAAAG GCTTGACCGATCATGAGATTCTTTCCCAGTCCTTCATTTTCATCCTGGGAGGATATGAGACCACCAGCACCACCCTTACCTATCTACTATATAATCTCACAATAAACCCTGACTGCATGAGCAAACTGGTGGAGGAGATTGACACAAGCTTTCCTCATGAT GCTCCAGTGACATACGAAGCGTTGATGAAGTTTGAGTACCTGGACATGGCCATTAATGAGTCGATGCGTCTCCTGCCGACTGCTCCCCGTCTGGAGAGGATGTGCAAGAAGGCTATAGAGCTCAATGGAATCACCATTCCTAAAAACACTCTGGTCGCTATTCCTACGTACGTTCTGCACAGGGATCCACAGCTCTGGGAGTCTCCTGAAGAGTTCAAACCTGAGAG GTTCAGTCCCGAGAATGAAATCAGCCCCTACCAGTTTATGCCGTTTGGTCTCGGCCCTCGTAACTGCGTGGGAATGAGGTTTGCTCTGATGATCATGAAACTGGTGATGGTGAAGCTGCTTCAGAACTTCAGTGTGGAGACGTGCAAAGAGACGCAG aTACCCATTCAGCTTAATGCTCTTTTTCAACCAAAAGTTCCTGTGACTCTGAAGTTTGTTCCAAGAACTCACAATGCTCAATAG